One genomic segment of Linepithema humile isolate Giens D197 chromosome 5, Lhum_UNIL_v1.0, whole genome shotgun sequence includes these proteins:
- the Wnt10 gene encoding protein Wnt-10a, producing the protein MPPSRTGRAHEGPLSRITIRIGPTIALLLILLEHRRATCLMSNSVDDWVSGNAVICSGIPGLTKEQRELCNINPDVTVAAIKGLQMAISECQHQFMWHRWNCSSLTVSSRTQQSSVLLQRGYKETAFAYAISAAGVAHNVARACSMGRLLSCGCDPSSYTAKTPASARGVQWKWGGCSHNLDYGMEFSRQFLDTQEKADDIQSTVILHNNQAGRLAVANNMQVRCKCHGMSGSCELKTCWKVTPDFRVVGKTLKDRFRSAVLVTQSNLGNVMPVKKKPRRNQRRKQKKNRENGISGYKRKPRDQAKQLFYYQKSPNFCERDTTIDIAGTAGRRCNKTGTGGDGCANLCCGRGYNVVRQRRTELCKCKFHWCCFVNCQNCTVEEWITVCK; encoded by the exons CGCGACTTGCCTAATGAGCAATTCCGTGGATGATTGGGTGAGTGGCAACGCCGTCATTTGTAGCGGCATTCCGGGATTGACGAAGGAGCAGCGCGAGCTTTGCAACATAAATCCCGATGTTACTGTAGCCGCGATCAAGGGATTGCAAATGGCCATATCCGAGTGTCAACATCAGTTCATGTGGCACAGGTGGAACTGTTCGTCCCTCACAGTTAGCAGTAGAACTCAACAGAGCAGCGTTCTTCTTCAACGAG GTTACAAGGAAACGGCGTTCGCGTACGCGATTTCGGCAGCTGGCGTGGCGCACAACGTGGCTCGTGCCTGCAGCATGGGTCGCCTGCTTTCCTGCGGCTGCGATCCTTCGAGCTACACGGCTAAAACGCCGGCCAGCGCCAGAGGCGTCCAATGGAAGTGGGGTGGGTGCTCTCACAATCTCGACTACGGCATGGAGTTCTCGAGACAGTTCCTAGACACACAGGAGAAAGCCGACGACATACAGTCTACGGTGATTCTACACAATAATCAAGCCGGTCGTCTG GCGGTGGCGAATAACATGCAAGTGCGCTGCAAGTGCCACGGCATGTCAGGCTCGTGCGAACTGAAGACCTGCTGGAAGGTCACACCGGACTTCCGGGTAGTCGGCAAGACGCTGAAGGACCGCTTCAGATCCGCTGTGCTGGTAACGCAGAGCAATCTGGGCAACGTGATGCCGGTGAAGAAAAAACCGCGTCGCAACCAAAGGAGGAAGCAAAAGAAGAATCGCGAAAACGGCATTTCCGGTTATAAGAGGAAACCCCGGGACCAGGCCAAGCAGCTCTTCTACTATCAGAAATCGCCGAACTTCTGCGAGCGGGATACAACGATCGACATTGCCGGCACCGCCGGGCGCAGATGCAACAAGACCGGCACCGGCGGCGATGGATGCGCTAATTTGTGCTGCGGCAGGGGTTACAACGTGGTACGGCAGCGACGAACGGAACTGTGCAAGTGCAAGTTTCACTGGTGCTGCTTCGTGAACTGTCAGAATTGCACGGTGGAGGAGTGGATCACCGTGTGCAAGTGA